The following coding sequences are from one Paenibacillus tundrae window:
- a CDS encoding YheC/YheD family protein, translating into MSIQRVSSKWTKTVVLQRSRGVSRYLPVTRRYNRQTLERMTELYELNYIKPDRGTYGNGVMRVKTIHTMRPAPPSILDTSIEETDEDSSNSGSDSESLTADQDVQPVTIQTTSYELQYGTQQNVFHSLDELELALNEKIKHHEYIIQQGISLLKHEGLPFDLRVLTQKNLRGSWETTGILGRVAAPGKIITNIHGGGRLATFEELVKPHLSNTRFQELRNELYRLGIHTAVQLQQTFPRLKEIGIDIALDGSGRPWILEVNTLPGIYAFGLLPDKGAYRKIKRYAIAYGRLPSKKGKTTRKTTKAQASSSKKRAR; encoded by the coding sequence TTGAGTATCCAGCGTGTCTCCAGTAAATGGACCAAAACGGTTGTGCTGCAGCGCAGCCGCGGTGTGAGCAGGTATCTTCCTGTCACGCGTCGATACAATCGTCAAACTCTAGAACGGATGACCGAGCTGTATGAATTGAATTATATCAAGCCGGATCGAGGAACCTATGGTAATGGCGTTATGCGGGTCAAAACGATACACACCATGCGGCCTGCACCTCCTTCCATCCTGGATACCAGCATAGAAGAAACTGATGAAGACTCCTCTAACTCCGGTTCAGATAGCGAATCTTTAACAGCAGATCAGGATGTGCAACCTGTTACTATTCAAACGACTTCGTACGAACTGCAATACGGTACACAGCAGAACGTATTCCATTCCCTTGATGAACTAGAGCTTGCTCTTAACGAAAAAATTAAGCACCACGAATATATCATTCAACAGGGCATTTCCTTGTTAAAACATGAAGGTCTACCGTTCGATTTACGGGTGCTCACCCAAAAGAATCTCAGGGGATCATGGGAAACTACAGGTATTCTAGGTAGAGTTGCTGCTCCTGGCAAAATCATTACTAACATTCATGGTGGTGGGCGCTTGGCCACCTTTGAAGAGCTGGTTAAGCCTCATCTTTCAAATACTCGCTTTCAAGAACTCCGGAATGAGCTGTACCGGCTTGGAATCCATACCGCTGTGCAATTGCAACAGACGTTTCCGAGACTCAAGGAAATTGGCATTGATATTGCTCTAGATGGATCAGGGCGTCCATGGATACTAGAAGTGAACACTTTACCCGGCATCTACGCCTTCGGACTGTTGCCTGATAAAGGGGCTTACCGCAAAATCAAACGTTATGCTATAGCGTATGGAAGGCTGCCATCCAAGAAAGGCAAGACAACACGCAAAACAACTAAAGCACAAGCATCCTCCTCCAAAAAACGCGCACGATAG
- the gyrA gene encoding DNA gyrase subunit A, producing the protein MAEEMNSQIKDRDIGVEMRESFMDYAMSIIVSRALPDVRDGLKPVHRRILYAMSELGMTPDKPHKKSARIVGEVIGKYHPHGDSAVYETMVRMAQDFSLRYMHVDGHGNFGSVDGDMAAAMRYTEARLSKIAMEMLRDINKDTIDFQPNYDGEEQEPVVLPARFPNLLVNGVGGIAVGMATNIPPHNLGEVIDGVQAMIKNPDITSMELMDYIHGPDFPTAGYILGRSGIRQAYQTGRGSVTMRAKTNIEENNNKARIVVTELPYQVNKARLVEKIAELVRDKKIDGITDLRDESDRTGMRIVIELRRDVNPGVVLNNLYKHTSMQSTFGINMLAIVNKEPKILNLREVLYHYLQHQIEVIRRRTQFELRKAEARAHILEGLRIALDHIDEIITLIRSSSNTDAAREGLIERFSLSHDQAQAILDMRLQRLTGLERERIENEYNELMIKIAEYREILANEHLVLEIISTELQEIRERFGDDRRTEITIGEESILDEDLIPREEVIITITHTGYVKRLPVSTYRSQKRGGRGVVGMDTKDTDFVEHLFVTNSHNYLMFFTDKGKVYRLKAYEIPELGRTARGTPIINLIQIEQGESVNAVIPVQEFESDKYLFFATRQGVVKKTPLEDYTNIRKGGLIGISLREDDALIEVKLTDGQQEIIMGTAHGMSIRFSEANVRSMGRSATGVKGITLDTDDVVIGMDVVDQELDVLIVTAKGYGKRTPVSDYRMQTRGGKGIKTINVTEKNGAVVSLKMVKTEEDLMIITSSGTLIRMSMEGISTMGRYTQGVKLIHIRDEDAVATVSRIDKNEDEPDELLEELEAGEAAEGEAEPSTDNEDTDSDNGDSEA; encoded by the coding sequence ATGGCGGAAGAAATGAATTCGCAGATTAAAGATCGGGATATTGGCGTCGAGATGCGTGAGTCGTTTATGGATTACGCGATGAGCATCATTGTTAGCCGTGCTTTGCCTGATGTACGTGATGGCTTGAAGCCGGTTCACCGTCGTATTCTTTACGCAATGTCGGAGCTAGGCATGACACCCGATAAACCTCACAAAAAATCAGCCAGAATCGTCGGCGAAGTTATCGGTAAGTATCACCCTCACGGTGACTCTGCGGTATACGAAACGATGGTACGGATGGCTCAGGATTTCTCTTTGCGTTATATGCATGTCGATGGTCACGGTAACTTCGGATCGGTAGATGGCGATATGGCAGCAGCGATGCGTTATACCGAGGCTCGGTTGTCCAAGATTGCTATGGAAATGCTCAGAGATATCAATAAAGATACGATTGATTTCCAGCCGAACTATGACGGCGAAGAGCAAGAACCTGTTGTATTACCAGCTCGTTTCCCTAACTTGCTTGTTAACGGTGTAGGCGGAATCGCGGTAGGTATGGCCACGAATATCCCTCCTCATAACTTGGGCGAGGTTATCGATGGTGTACAGGCAATGATCAAAAATCCAGACATTACGTCTATGGAGTTAATGGACTATATTCACGGACCGGATTTCCCTACAGCTGGTTACATCCTGGGACGTTCAGGAATTCGCCAAGCGTATCAGACTGGACGTGGCTCGGTAACCATGAGAGCCAAGACGAACATCGAAGAGAACAATAATAAAGCAAGAATCGTAGTTACGGAGCTTCCTTACCAGGTCAATAAAGCGAGACTCGTTGAGAAGATTGCTGAACTGGTACGTGACAAAAAAATCGATGGCATCACCGATCTTCGTGATGAATCAGACCGTACAGGTATGCGAATCGTGATTGAGCTTCGCCGAGATGTGAATCCAGGTGTAGTGCTCAATAACTTGTACAAGCATACGTCGATGCAGTCCACATTCGGCATTAACATGCTAGCGATTGTGAACAAAGAGCCTAAGATTCTGAATTTGCGTGAAGTGTTGTATCACTACTTGCAGCATCAGATTGAGGTCATTCGCAGACGTACGCAGTTTGAACTGAGAAAAGCGGAAGCTCGCGCTCACATCCTGGAAGGTTTACGTATCGCTTTGGATCATATTGACGAGATTATTACGTTGATTCGTTCCTCCAGTAATACAGATGCCGCTAGAGAAGGATTGATTGAGCGATTCTCACTTAGTCATGACCAGGCTCAAGCTATCCTCGATATGCGTTTGCAACGCCTTACAGGTTTGGAACGCGAACGTATCGAAAATGAATATAACGAATTGATGATCAAAATCGCAGAATATCGCGAAATTCTAGCTAATGAGCATCTGGTACTTGAAATTATCAGTACAGAGCTGCAAGAAATTCGTGAACGCTTCGGTGATGATCGTCGAACTGAGATTACCATTGGTGAAGAAAGCATCTTGGATGAGGATCTGATTCCTCGTGAAGAGGTTATTATCACAATTACGCATACGGGCTACGTGAAACGTTTGCCGGTATCCACGTATCGTAGTCAGAAGCGAGGGGGACGTGGAGTTGTAGGTATGGACACGAAAGATACCGACTTTGTCGAGCATCTATTTGTGACCAACTCACACAACTATCTCATGTTCTTCACCGACAAAGGTAAAGTGTATCGTCTCAAAGCTTATGAGATTCCAGAGCTTGGGCGTACTGCACGAGGAACACCAATTATTAACCTGATCCAGATCGAGCAGGGAGAATCGGTTAATGCGGTTATTCCAGTGCAGGAATTCGAAAGTGATAAGTATCTATTCTTCGCTACCCGTCAGGGTGTTGTGAAGAAGACACCACTTGAGGATTACACTAACATTCGCAAAGGCGGTCTCATCGGGATCTCCTTACGTGAAGATGATGCCCTGATTGAAGTTAAGCTGACCGATGGACAGCAAGAGATCATCATGGGTACAGCTCACGGAATGTCTATCCGTTTCTCCGAAGCCAATGTTCGTTCGATGGGACGTAGTGCAACAGGGGTAAAAGGGATCACGTTGGATACAGATGATGTTGTCATTGGCATGGACGTTGTTGATCAGGAGTTGGATGTTCTGATCGTTACGGCCAAAGGATACGGTAAACGTACTCCTGTCAGCGATTATCGTATGCAGACTCGTGGTGGTAAAGGAATCAAGACCATTAACGTTACAGAGAAGAACGGTGCTGTCGTTAGCCTAAAAATGGTGAAAACCGAAGAAGACCTGATGATTATCACATCCAGTGGTACATTGATTCGAATGAGTATGGAAGGCATATCCACCATGGGTCGATACACGCAAGGTGTTAAGCTTATTCATATCCGCGATGAAGATGCTGTAGCGACGGTTAGTCGGATTGATAAGAATGAAGATGAACCGGATGAATTGCTAGAAGAATTGGAAGCAGGAGAAGCTGCTGAAGGTGAAGCTGAACCGTCAACAGATAACGAAGATACGGATTCAGACAACGGTGATTCAGAAGCATAG
- a CDS encoding HD-GYP domain-containing protein, whose translation MGLITLSEVKPGLKLGNDVHTSRGNVLLQKGKVILPKDIEVLKAFLIHQVDIDQERVGTSNTGSRGTSTASANTGVEKNGERSSRGAGAVIAPIVSSLHEEYEKMVAMTKNAFLSSLAAELPVYELRTQLEAMFVHLKQYNVLTFSPRVMHEHDYVYHHAVLSAITSYQLAQWMELPSKDWMQVAFAGLFHDIGNNKVDPLILHKPSALTVEEQEEIRQHTKYGYQVLKQAKAINEGARLAALQHHEKVDGSGYPLQLSGTQIHIYAKIVAIADIFHAMTLEKIYRKAQSPYLVLEQIQSEAFGKLDPTIVNVFIQRSTQIHNGIRVRLSNNLIGEIIFSDRDHPTRPMVSVEGSIINLMQQRQLHIQEVIRS comes from the coding sequence ATGGGATTAATCACCTTATCTGAAGTAAAGCCAGGACTTAAACTGGGGAATGATGTACATACTTCTCGCGGTAACGTTTTGTTGCAAAAAGGCAAAGTCATTTTACCTAAAGATATAGAAGTGCTTAAAGCATTTCTGATTCATCAGGTCGACATTGATCAGGAACGTGTAGGCACAAGCAATACAGGCTCTAGAGGCACTTCTACCGCATCAGCTAATACTGGAGTGGAGAAGAATGGAGAACGGTCTAGCAGGGGGGCTGGTGCAGTCATAGCACCTATAGTCTCATCTCTCCATGAAGAATATGAGAAGATGGTGGCGATGACCAAGAATGCCTTCCTCTCTTCTCTCGCTGCAGAGTTGCCTGTATACGAACTTCGTACACAGCTTGAAGCTATGTTTGTTCACCTTAAGCAATATAATGTTCTCACTTTTAGCCCGCGCGTGATGCACGAGCACGACTATGTTTACCACCATGCAGTTCTAAGTGCAATTACATCCTATCAATTAGCACAGTGGATGGAGCTGCCGTCCAAAGATTGGATGCAAGTAGCGTTTGCAGGTCTATTCCACGATATCGGTAACAACAAGGTAGATCCATTGATACTCCATAAACCATCTGCATTAACAGTGGAGGAGCAGGAAGAGATCCGCCAGCATACGAAATATGGATATCAAGTGTTGAAGCAAGCAAAAGCAATTAACGAGGGAGCTAGACTAGCGGCACTACAGCATCACGAAAAGGTAGATGGATCAGGCTATCCCTTGCAGTTAAGCGGTACACAGATTCATATCTATGCCAAGATTGTAGCCATTGCCGATATTTTTCACGCGATGACGTTAGAAAAGATCTATCGCAAAGCACAATCTCCTTATTTAGTATTAGAGCAAATTCAGAGCGAGGCGTTTGGAAAATTAGATCCAACAATTGTGAATGTATTTATTCAGCGTTCCACGCAGATCCACAATGGCATACGTGTTAGACTTAGCAATAATTTAATTGGAGAGATCATTTTCTCAGATCGTGACCATCCTACCCGTCCAATGGTATCTGTTGAAGGAAGTATCATTAATCTAATGCAACAAAGACAGCTTCATATCCAGGAAGTTATCCGTTCGTAG
- the gyrB gene encoding DNA topoisomerase (ATP-hydrolyzing) subunit B yields MSMNQPSYDANEIQVLEGLEAVRKRPGMYIGSTSAKGLHHLVWEVVDNSIDEALAGYCDHIEVTIHEDNSVTVVDNGRGIPVGEHAKMKRPALEVVMTVLHAGGKFGGGGYKVSGGLHGVGVSVVNALSEKVVVTVKRDGHMYQQEYRRGAPQYDLKTLGTAEETGTTVTFHPDPEIFTETLVYDYDTLLTRIRELAFLNKGIGLTLTDERTGATNSFLYEGGIIEYVSFLNQKREVLHENPIYVEGSRDNIQVEVALQYNDNFTENIYSFANNINTHEGGTHESGFKSALTRIINDYARKAGVIKDSTGNLSGDDVREGLTAIISVKIPEPQFEGQTKTKLGNSEVRGIVESLFAEKLQEFLEENPSVSRRILEKGLQAARAREAARKARELTRRKGALEVSSLPGKLADCSSKDASISELYIVEGDSAGGSAKQGRDRHFQAILPLRGKILNVEKARLDRILGNAEIRAIITAMGTGIGDDFDISKARYHKIILMTDADVDGAHIRTLLLTFLYRYMRKIIEAGYVYIAQPPLFKIERNKVIRYAGSEKERDEIIASLGENAKFNVQRYKGLGEMNAGQLWETTMDPESRTMLQVSISDAMLADAMFDTLMGDNVEPRRDFIQENAKYVKNLDI; encoded by the coding sequence ATGTCTATGAATCAACCGTCCTATGATGCGAATGAAATTCAGGTCCTTGAAGGACTGGAAGCCGTACGGAAGCGTCCGGGGATGTATATCGGTTCTACCAGTGCCAAAGGTCTGCATCATCTGGTCTGGGAAGTAGTGGACAACAGTATCGACGAAGCGCTTGCGGGTTACTGTGACCATATCGAGGTTACGATCCACGAAGATAACAGTGTCACTGTAGTCGATAACGGACGTGGTATTCCTGTCGGCGAACATGCCAAGATGAAACGACCTGCACTTGAGGTTGTTATGACCGTCCTGCATGCGGGTGGTAAATTTGGCGGCGGCGGGTACAAAGTATCCGGCGGTTTGCACGGTGTAGGTGTATCCGTAGTGAACGCCCTCTCGGAAAAGGTAGTCGTGACCGTTAAGCGTGATGGACATATGTATCAACAGGAGTATCGCCGTGGTGCACCTCAATATGACCTAAAAACACTCGGTACTGCGGAGGAGACAGGAACGACGGTTACATTCCATCCCGATCCAGAAATTTTCACTGAGACGTTGGTGTACGATTACGATACTTTGCTTACTCGTATTCGCGAGTTGGCATTCCTGAACAAGGGGATTGGTCTTACCCTTACGGATGAACGTACGGGAGCAACAAATTCATTCCTGTACGAAGGCGGTATTATCGAGTACGTTTCGTTCCTAAATCAAAAGCGTGAGGTTCTTCACGAGAATCCGATTTACGTAGAAGGATCAAGAGACAATATCCAAGTGGAGGTTGCTCTGCAATATAACGACAACTTCACGGAGAATATTTATTCTTTTGCGAATAACATCAACACCCATGAAGGTGGAACTCATGAATCTGGCTTCAAGAGTGCATTGACACGGATTATCAATGACTATGCTCGTAAAGCTGGCGTGATTAAGGATAGTACAGGCAACCTGTCAGGCGATGATGTGCGTGAAGGTCTGACAGCGATTATTTCTGTCAAAATCCCGGAGCCGCAATTTGAAGGACAGACGAAGACCAAGCTCGGAAATAGTGAAGTCCGTGGTATTGTGGAATCCCTATTTGCTGAGAAGTTGCAGGAATTTCTGGAGGAGAACCCTTCAGTTTCCCGTCGAATCTTGGAAAAAGGTTTGCAAGCTGCCCGTGCTCGTGAAGCCGCTCGTAAAGCGCGTGAATTGACAAGACGTAAAGGTGCACTCGAGGTTAGCTCTCTGCCTGGTAAACTAGCAGACTGTTCTTCCAAGGATGCTTCCATTAGCGAACTTTACATCGTCGAAGGAGATTCGGCAGGTGGTTCTGCTAAACAAGGTCGTGATCGTCATTTCCAAGCGATTTTGCCACTGCGTGGTAAAATCCTGAACGTGGAAAAGGCACGTCTGGATCGCATCTTGGGTAATGCGGAGATCAGAGCGATTATTACCGCAATGGGAACAGGAATCGGCGACGATTTCGATATTTCTAAGGCACGTTACCACAAAATCATCCTGATGACGGATGCCGATGTCGATGGTGCACATATTCGTACATTGCTTCTGACATTCCTGTATCGATACATGCGCAAAATTATCGAGGCTGGATATGTGTATATTGCACAGCCACCATTGTTCAAGATTGAGCGTAACAAAGTCATTCGCTACGCAGGTTCCGAGAAAGAACGTGATGAAATCATCGCAAGTCTTGGTGAAAATGCGAAGTTTAATGTCCAACGTTATAAAGGTCTTGGTGAGATGAATGCCGGACAATTGTGGGAAACAACGATGGATCCTGAGAGTCGGACGATGCTACAAGTATCGATTAGCGATGCGATGTTAGCGGATGCTATGTTCGATACGTTGATGGGTGATAACGTCGAACCACGTCGTGATTTTATCCAGGAAAATGCGAAGTATGTCAAAAATCTCGATATTTGA
- the recF gene encoding DNA replication/repair protein RecF (All proteins in this family for which functions are known are DNA-binding proteins that assist the filamentation of RecA onto DNA for the initiation of recombination or recombinational repair.), whose amino-acid sequence MFVNSIELQQFRNYEHLKLDSFGPVNLLIGQNAQGKTNLAEAIFALALTKSHRTSRDKELIRFGEERARLTAEVDKKYGSVKLELALSQQGKKAKINGLEQRKLSDFVGTLNVVMFAPEDLEIVKGTPGVRRRFLDMEIGQVAPGYLYHLQQYQKVLVQRNNLLKQLWGQNASAQTMLEVWNEQLVEHGVKIVKKRKQFIKKLQKWAETIHQGITGGGEVLRLAYLPSFSEASEEDEAVLMDQFMIKLSQMKEQEIRRGTTLSGPHRDDLSFFINDREVQTYGSQGQQRTTALSIKLAEIELIHEEIGEYPVLLLDDVLSELDPFRQTQLIETFQSKVQTFITATGIESLNLDKLKDASIYHVHAGQVER is encoded by the coding sequence GTGTTTGTCAACAGCATTGAGCTGCAGCAATTCCGAAATTATGAGCATCTAAAGCTGGACTCTTTTGGCCCTGTGAACTTACTGATCGGTCAAAATGCTCAAGGTAAGACCAATCTTGCAGAAGCCATTTTTGCACTGGCCCTTACAAAGAGCCATCGTACATCTCGCGATAAGGAGCTAATTCGTTTCGGTGAGGAACGTGCTAGACTCACTGCAGAAGTCGACAAAAAGTATGGATCAGTTAAACTGGAGCTGGCATTGTCGCAACAAGGCAAAAAAGCAAAGATTAACGGGTTAGAGCAGCGCAAGTTAAGTGATTTTGTCGGGACGCTAAATGTGGTTATGTTTGCCCCCGAAGATCTGGAGATCGTCAAAGGCACGCCGGGGGTTCGCCGCCGGTTCCTTGATATGGAGATTGGTCAGGTTGCCCCAGGTTACCTATACCATCTGCAGCAGTACCAAAAAGTACTTGTACAGCGCAACAATTTGCTCAAACAACTATGGGGACAGAACGCCTCAGCCCAGACGATGCTTGAAGTCTGGAACGAGCAACTGGTCGAGCACGGTGTTAAAATCGTCAAAAAAAGGAAACAATTCATAAAGAAACTCCAAAAGTGGGCAGAAACCATTCATCAAGGCATCACTGGAGGCGGAGAAGTACTTCGTTTAGCCTATCTTCCTTCCTTCAGCGAAGCGTCTGAGGAAGATGAAGCTGTTTTAATGGACCAATTTATGATAAAATTATCACAAATGAAAGAGCAGGAGATTCGCCGAGGCACAACGCTAAGTGGGCCACATCGGGATGACCTGTCCTTTTTCATTAACGACCGGGAAGTACAAACGTATGGCTCGCAGGGACAGCAACGTACAACTGCGTTGTCTATTAAACTCGCGGAAATCGAGCTGATACACGAAGAAATCGGAGAATATCCGGTTCTGTTGCTTGACGATGTATTATCTGAGCTGGATCCTTTTCGTCAGACGCAGCTGATCGAGACGTTCCAGAGTAAGGTCCAAACCTTTATTACAGCTACCGGAATCGAGAGCTTGAATCTTGATAAGCTCAAAGATGCCAGTATTTATCACGTTCATGCCGGACAGGTTGAACGCTAA
- a CDS encoding sigma factor G inhibitor Gin, producing the protein MEEHAEHTCIICEQRKRDGIFIVSEFICDTCEAEMVHTDAQDAKYNYFVHQMKQIWVQKNA; encoded by the coding sequence ATGGAAGAACACGCCGAACACACATGTATCATATGCGAGCAACGTAAACGAGACGGCATTTTTATTGTATCCGAATTTATATGTGATACTTGTGAAGCTGAAATGGTTCATACCGATGCGCAAGATGCGAAGTACAATTATTTTGTCCATCAGATGAAGCAAATATGGGTGCAAAAGAACGCTTAA
- the dnaN gene encoding DNA polymerase III subunit beta yields the protein MKISIMKSYLNESIQHVSKAISSRTTIPILSGIKFDVNHQGVTLTASDTDISIQSFIPLEDGDKSVVQVDQPGSVVLPAKFFVEIIKKLPSQEVQMEVKDNFNTFISAGATEIQLVGLDPEEFPVLPSIEENQTVSIPGDLLKNMIKQTVFSISTHETTPILTGVLWSLVDNELKFVATDRHRLATRSAMLDNAEGIRFNNVVISGKTLNELSKIVPDQNTLVDIVVADNQVLFKIDRVLFYSRILDGTYPDTSRIIPTSYKTELVLDTKKLSESIDRAYLLSREEKTNIVRMQTMDSGTIEISSSSSELGKVREEIEPADFSGDPLKISFNSKYMLDVLKVVESEQLMIAFTGVMSPIILKPLDDSHSLYVILPYRTTN from the coding sequence ATGAAAATCAGCATAATGAAAAGCTATTTAAACGAGTCCATTCAGCATGTATCTAAAGCAATCTCCAGTCGAACAACAATCCCCATCTTGAGCGGTATCAAATTTGATGTAAATCATCAAGGTGTAACTTTGACAGCAAGCGACACGGACATCTCCATCCAATCCTTTATCCCTCTGGAAGATGGTGATAAAAGTGTTGTTCAAGTTGATCAACCCGGCAGCGTCGTATTGCCAGCCAAATTCTTTGTCGAAATTATCAAGAAATTGCCTTCCCAAGAAGTACAGATGGAAGTCAAAGATAACTTCAACACCTTTATCTCAGCAGGGGCTACCGAGATTCAGCTCGTAGGCCTTGATCCAGAGGAATTCCCTGTTTTGCCGAGTATCGAAGAAAATCAAACGGTCTCCATCCCTGGAGATTTACTTAAAAATATGATTAAGCAAACGGTATTCTCCATTTCCACACATGAGACAACTCCAATCTTGACAGGTGTACTGTGGAGTTTAGTTGATAATGAGTTGAAATTTGTGGCAACAGACCGTCACCGTCTTGCTACTCGTTCAGCTATGCTGGATAATGCAGAGGGTATTCGTTTTAACAATGTCGTCATTTCAGGTAAGACGCTGAACGAACTTAGCAAAATCGTACCTGACCAAAATACGCTTGTTGATATCGTTGTAGCTGACAATCAAGTTTTGTTCAAAATTGACCGCGTATTGTTCTACTCCCGTATTCTGGATGGCACATATCCGGATACTTCTAGAATTATTCCAACGTCGTACAAAACAGAACTTGTTTTGGATACCAAAAAATTAAGCGAATCAATCGATCGTGCTTATTTGCTGTCACGTGAGGAAAAAACAAACATTGTGCGCATGCAAACGATGGATTCTGGAACAATCGAAATTTCTTCAAGCTCCTCTGAGCTGGGAAAAGTAAGAGAAGAGATCGAACCAGCAGATTTCAGTGGCGATCCATTGAAAATCTCGTTTAACTCCAAATACATGCTGGACGTACTGAAAGTCGTGGAAAGTGAACAACTGATGATCGCTTTTACTGGTGTCATGAGCCCAATCATCTTAAAACCACTGGATGACAGTCACAGCCTATACGTTATATTGCCTTACCGGACTACCAACTAA
- the yaaA gene encoding S4 domain-containing protein YaaA, with the protein MNRVTIRTEYIKLDQFLKLADCIPTGGMAKALLQEGLVRVNKEPEERRGRKLYPGDIVEVDGEGAFEVAAE; encoded by the coding sequence TTGAACCGAGTAACCATTCGTACGGAATATATTAAGCTTGACCAGTTTTTGAAGCTGGCAGACTGCATTCCAACTGGAGGCATGGCCAAAGCTTTGCTCCAAGAAGGACTTGTACGTGTGAATAAAGAGCCTGAAGAACGCCGGGGACGCAAGTTATACCCTGGGGATATCGTTGAAGTGGACGGAGAAGGCGCATTCGAAGTTGCCGCAGAATAA
- the remB gene encoding extracellular matrix regulator RemB: protein MYIHLGGEKIIRSSELVAIFDISIEKSSKISKQYVTYAEQEKTVEHIGEEEAKSIVVTKNIVYYSPISSATLKKRAHIFPDL from the coding sequence ATGTACATTCATCTGGGCGGAGAGAAGATCATCCGTTCTTCCGAATTGGTCGCTATTTTTGATATATCGATTGAAAAATCCTCGAAAATCTCCAAGCAGTATGTCACGTATGCTGAGCAAGAAAAGACGGTTGAGCATATTGGCGAAGAGGAAGCCAAGTCTATTGTTGTGACCAAAAATATTGTGTACTACTCACCTATTTCCTCTGCCACGCTTAAGAAGCGGGCTCACATTTTTCCTGATCTCTAG